In the genome of Scatophagus argus isolate fScaArg1 chromosome 20, fScaArg1.pri, whole genome shotgun sequence, the window ttctgtttcttcttgcGTTTTCATTCCTTGTTGTCAACAGTCTTTGGAGACAGGAAGCAAGTCGTCTATTTTTCCGTTACTGGCTTTGAATGTGACTTTTAACGTCTTTTAATGTGAGAGGGACACATATCTGTGTTTCATCACAGCTCCAGTCCATCCGTTATTtagacatttgttttctttgcccaCCGCTGTCTCCGTCTTTGTCCCTGCTGAATGCTCACAGTATCTTCCACAGTCTTGGGATGAACTCAATTAGGTGAAAGCTGTTTAGAGAAGCTTTGAGATGGGTGTCGGTGTTTAACAGAGATGCATGTAGAACAGAGCCATGGCGCTAGCTTTCATTCAGacatcatcttgtttttttcccctccatcaTATAGTTAGGAgcttgatatatatatatatatatatatataaaagaaagaagacttTGTGTCGTACCGACAACTTTGAAGTGGCTTCACAGACAACAAGgtggaggaaaggaggggatTTAAAAGCAGGAGTTTTAAAAGGAAATTAAGggaaaaagtgacaaaacagtACCGGACTGTCTTCATGTCTGCAGGGTTTTCTGAGCAATCCCTCCTTTTCTCCAGTACAACTGGACGAAAACTTAAAAAACACGAGCAAAAGACcgacacaaaaaaacaaagacagccaGTGATCAGACAAGCGTCCAGCTCCTGTTGCAGCCCTCCCTCGAGGGCTTTGGGATTTTTAGTAACAtgcatccattcattcatcagtccattcattcatccatccacctGGTAACTGTGTAAACTACATTCCTTTGCAGTGCCATTGCTTTGCCACGCCCTCTCACACaataacaaccaaaaaaaaaatcatagtgGACAGGATTACAGACACactaaagcaaattaaaaaaaaaggcaaacaaagaagCCTAACATCCTGCCCACCCACCCACTCTGCTTTCTTCAAGTCTGCCCTGGTTTTCTCTTATTATCATCaactttctcttctcctcacatCTTTTTCCGGTCTCTtatgatgaagatgaagtcGGAGTGGAGCTGGGCTTTTTTTGGTTGATTAAGTCCGAGTAGAGTTCTGAGCGCAGGAATCGGGGATATGAGTCCTTCTCCATCAGCCCGTATATCCGCCTCTGCGCTAGGTCAAAGCAGGAGCGTGTCACATTCTGCAGGTTGTCCTTAGTGTGATCTCTGGTGTACGAGTCCAGATTTACCTGCAGAAGAAAATAGTAAAACAAGTAAGCGAAGTGTCATATTACTCTGTTGTTttgaagaaacagaaggagaagaataTGGAGGTTAAGTATTGTATGCCAGAAACCGTTTTGGTGCCATTTTTTCCCAGTATCCTTATGACTTGTTTACACTCTCACTGACCTCTTTACAAGACTGGATGGCGATGTATTCTGCAAAGATTTTCTTGGCTTTGGAGGCCATCTTGGACTGCGACTTGATCTTCTTGTATTCTTCACATGCGAGCCAGAATTCCAGATTCTCCTCGCTGAACTCTGTGCGCAGGAAAGCTCTGAACGCTGCCAGGCCATCTGAgggagagcagggaggaggaggtggaggaagagaataAACAAGAGGAGAGTTGACTAGAGTGCCATGGCAACCTCACAGCTGAAGCGCTCCTTGGAGTTTCACTGCCTAAAATAGCTCTGTGACGGCCTTTTTGAGTCATGTGGTTGGAATAAAGTGAGACATAAAAATGATGCTCTCAACACCACAGCACATATTCAAGTCCTTTAAGTGACATCACCCCGCTAACCCTATCCTTCTTGACTACTCAGCGTGGCACCTAACGCATTACACATGCTGTGAATGAACAAAGGCATGACTGTTTTAGTGCAAGGGGGGGACATGACTAATTTTGGCACTTAGGCTTTTTAAGTTTCAGTCTGGTTAATGATTTGAGGAAGAAGGCATCCAGAAGAAAGAATAGCAGGAAGCCGTGTCCACCCACTGCTCCTGTCTGCACCTTTCCGTTCCCATGAATCACCCACACTGATAAGTGGAGCCAATACAAGCGGTCATCTCTTACCTCACTGTGGTAAGCAGGGGTGAGGTAAGAGGTGGAAGGGAGGAAATCAGAAGAGGGAGAATAGAGAGGCCAACAACGCTGAATGAGGAACAGATGTAGCATTGGCCTTGTATCAGCTAGTCGCTTTTAAAATGGATCGGGACTGAACTGTTGAAGATGaattgtggaaaataaaaatagcaaaacacTTGCAGGTTGCCTGTCTTAGTCTCTCCCCTTGCCTCTGTGTAATGCATGGACTCACGTCTGTGGGGATTAGATAAACTTGCTGCAATggactgctgcagtgtgtgtgtgtgtgtgtgtgtgtgtgtgtgtgtgtgcgtgcaatCCATATATCAGTTCATGCATATTTCCTGTGCCCAACAACCACCACACGCAAGCTCTGTATCTATATTCAGTCACTGTCTACAGCCACATAGCACTTCATCACATTACAAGAAATATCCAGACAATAGTCAGATGATCCCCCTGCGTGTAAAGCAGGGACGGGATGAGACacaaaggaggggaaaaaaactgaaaatgaattaaaagtaaCTTACATTTGTGTGCCAGTAGCTTGTCAAGTGAGTCCCCCCATTTCAGTGCTTCCTCTGGGGTGGGCCTGCAGATAAAAGCAGAGCGATTCTTTAACAAGCCCATCTCAGCCAGGTTTCTCATTGTGTGACCCATCCGCAGGACTTTGTCAAAGCTAGACAAATGAGTGGAAATGTGGAAGTGGGTAATTCCTCTCCCTCCGTTGCTTCCTTCCACTCTGTGCCTACTGGTCTCTCCCTCACATTCAGATCCACCTCATGAATGCCTACAACACTGAGAGTCTATCTGCTTCAACCTGCTGGGGGGAAGGCTTTTATATTCCAACTGAATGCACTTTGGAAGGCGGGAGGGGAGGGGCTCCAGCTGGCCAATAGGGATGTGTTGTTGGGTTTAAAGActcccccccccaccaccaccaatgTCTGCCTGCCCCCTGCTGCTTCTCATCCTTTCTGTGCTCCACTATAAAGCATTCTCTTAACAGCAGTCATTTCACACTTACTGTAGTCCACATCTGAGAATTTATTTGACACAGTAAGAAAAAAGTTGAAATGTAATTTAAGGTAGATTTTAGTCAGtctgtacatttttctttgccttcTTATCATTTTAAGAGGACATTCTAACAGCTATTCTATGAAGGCATAAAATTGCATCTGATTCCACAACtttagattttgtttctgtaggTGTTATATCATTTTGAACATAAACAAATATTATACCACATTAAAACATTAGCCAAATGTTTATACAATAATGTATAATATTGATTTATTCATGTAACTCCACAGAGTACTTTTCGAGGCTGTTGGAAATTGGTGTTGGACAACGGATATTAATGCATAACAAGTACATAAAGAATGGTTGTTCTTCTTATGACCTTTAACATTTTGTTAGCTTCCTGTGAAGTCTATAGCAATCATCAAAGTCCAGGAATGGAAGCATGGAATCAACATCAGtctaaaatatcacattaatatttcatacaTGTGATATTTGATTCTCTAGGAAATTGAAAAACCTCCATCCAGACAATTCATTTGTCTCCACTACTTTCCAcattctgtcattcattttattacagCCACACATTACATAAACATTCCCAAGTCTGCCACTGCCCACATGTCTGCCTTCCAATGCCAGGTCATCACCAGTTGTGGCACGACCCGGAAAACAGCCTCACACGCACCCCCATGCACATGCTGTCAGGAAGTGGCCACTTACTTGACTGACTTCATAGATTTGTCTAACTTGCCGGCTGGGTTGCTTCCTGGGGATTCATTCCTCCTCCGCAGGAAAGCCAGCCGATTCTTCATGTCTTTGGCCCTGAGTGAAAGAAAGATAGAtgagggaaagaaggagagagttggcgagagagagaagagggataGAAAGATTTATGAATACAGAAGGAGGTGAAGAATGGGGAAATTGagacaggacaaagagagaATAGGAAAATGGGTGAAATAAATGATAAAGTAGATAGAGGAGGTACACAAAAAGAGACATGGGAAGAAAGTATGTTGAGTCCAAGTCCAAAGTCCAGGATTAAAACAATCCAAGGCATGGGAATCACCAATTAAGTTCTTCAGCACTGTAAATCCAATCCACAAGAAATCAAACCCACAAATGCCagaaaacttgaaaataaatgtcGTATTGTGTACATTTTAGTCTTCTGCTATCAAGCGTTGGTATGGTGGGACAGAATTTTTTCCACAAGGCGGACGTTAAGCTCCTTTTCCTTGCTTCGTGTCAGTGTCTCTCCTGTCAATCTAATAACTCTAACAATCTTTCCTGTAGATGCGTCCCTGGCAGTTACCTCGGCAGGGACTGAGCGAATGtggcagagaaggaggagagagactcAATCCTCACTCCTCTGTTTCATCACACCATTCTACATGTGCCTGGAGGGGTTGCTGAGAGGGAGCTGACCCAGGGCCGAGGCAACAGGGCACAGTGACCTTCTCACCCCAACGCTGTTtcccttcagcagcagcattcaAAGTCTCCTCCTGACTGCCCACCTTAGGTGTTTCACCTTCCTTGAACAAACTCACAAACTCTCTCTGGTCTCTtatgatgacacacacacacacacacacacacacactggagctcACACAGGTAGATAAGATACACCAGCCCTCAGTCCCCATAGGCTCCTTCACAATTCTGCACATTCCCATAATCCCATGGTACGTGTCCTGGCTTTTCCCGACCTGAAGCACGTGCTGCCTCATTGGGATGTGACCTCACTCAGCACCCATTTCCTGAATCCCTGCTTTTGATTTCCACTGTGGATTAGCTGGCCTGCTAATAATGCAGCACGGAAGTGTGCGCTCGCTGGCCCTAATCATTGCAAGCTGTCCCACTGCCAACCCACAGCCCCCCCGGAAAACATGTACACCCCAAATTAAGGAACAGGGCTTCCAGTTATAGACACTTATCATTCAAATATGCACATACTTGGGGGAGgtgcactcacacaaacacacactcacgaacacacactcacacacatctgcagagTAGCCCAAAAACTGTACGTGAATACAGTGAATACCCCCTGCACCTGTGCCAACTCATGCCCACTTCACCGGTGCTTTCATGCCAGTCACAGGTGTTGGAAAACTCTGTGTCTTCACcagcttgtgcatgtgtgtgtgaagggaaaGCGGGAGGAGGGGTAATCTATGCATGCGTAAACGTGCGGTGGgtacacactgcagctgaacagAGAACGCAGTCAGCTGTCTGACTTGAGTTTTTCCAGCTGTTGCAGCAAAGGAAAGGTAGAAACATGCCCATACGCATCACACAACATGACTGCATGAGCTGTtggaagcagcagctgaataGCTCCTTTAAATTCAGGATGAGTGTGACTTTATGCGAATACTGATTTGGGCGTGCTTTGGTTTTTATGGGGAGGGGGATCAGCTCCTGCAGATTAATTTAGTCTACTCAGAGAACCACAAGAGGTCTTTGGAAACCATTTGTGTGGTTCTTTAGAGTAGGACAGCCAAATGAGTGacttaaaaaatgaattaaccACCAATACGTGAAGAAAGTAAAAACCATGCATTATTGTGCCatctagaaaaaaaacatgtgaaagcctttttcttctctcaccaAGATGAAAGGGAAGAAATGGAAATTCGATATGGGGAGAAAAATAGATGAAAGATGATGCAGATCGAAAGACTCTTAGATGAACCAGAAAATTAACTTGAAAAGCTTAGGAATACCTAAACGTCCACACAACATCACTGCTGAACAGATGACTCATCCATtggttgaaaaaaatcataagTATGTATGAAGCAAGCTTAAACCAGATGCTGAACTGCTGAACAAAATTCAGGTCTCTCATTCATGGAAACTTCGAGCTGCTCTCATGCAGTATCCGTGTAAATAGCTCACAGACTGAAGGACATTATTACCCAAACAAAAACTCTTTTGCTGTTAAATAAACTCACAACATGAGAGCAGGATTCATTAGATTGCTCTATATTTAGCTTGTGCTCAAGGCAATTAGGGCTTGAGCTGCATGTGTTAGCTAAAAGAGAGCCTCTGTCTTGCCAGTGCatgtgaggaagagaagaaactACTTTTACAAGGactggaaaatattttcttgGCCTGACAAAAGACGACTATATTATTTGTGTCTGGGTTTTATACAAGCTGAGCCTGCATGGGAACGATGTGAGAATGATGTCATAATAACTGCCACTTTAAAGGAAATGTATGTTTCTATCCTGCCACCATGTGGGTGTCAAAGGAtattgcaaacacaaacattttaagtCCTCAGAGGGGATGATTGTGAGACATTCTGTCACTAACAATGGCATGTGTCAATATCAGCAACAACTTGAGCTTACATCCCATGATCAATCCTTCAACTTACTTTTCAGAAacttattacatattattacatatcaTGTAACTGCCTCATGTGAACCACTACACGCTGACTGCAGTAACACCTCTTTCTTTAAGTCTGCATGTTAGGTAGTATGTCATACTACAGCAGGTGTGAGATTTTTGGAATTTAGCTGTTTCTTCTTGTGTGGCAACTCAAATAACACAACCATACATGAAACAGCCAGTGTGATTATTGGCCCAACAGCTCTATCAGTGAGGACAGACACATTCCTCATGCAGCGGGTCGCAGACATGTCTGTGTCCTCCAGATGAAGAGATTTGCATAATCAACTACTTAACTATAACTAATCACCTAAATGAAGGTAAAAACACTATTATAATGTTGAGTAAAACCTCCTGGGAAGAAACTCTGAACATTGTGCTGAAattaaaacaggagaaaaagggAACTCGTACATGCACAGAGAGGAAGTACtcttccaaaaataaataaataaataaaaaatacgggcacacatgtttttaaagtaaagCCACTTAATAATGATACTTGAAATTTTATTTAGCCAATGCTCTTTGCACCTCTGCTCTTTACTGCTCTTTATGTGCTAATGGTACTTCTAACAGCCTCTCACTTTGAGTCCCTCTGTATTTAAAGTTGATGCTTTTCTGCATCTCTCCAACTGAGCCTGCTAATAGCTCCCCAGCTATAAAACCACTAGCAACATACTGCATCGCACTCCATTGGATTTATTACATCCCTTGACCCCTACACTTGACTTAATGTGCTCAAAGCTTGACACATGCTCTGTAGGGgattatcaaattaaaatgacctTTGATCCAACGTGCTGGCATCCAGAAATGCATGCTCCACTGCCACTGAAGCACACTAAATACAGCACGTTCTCGTGTGTACACACACCAGAGTGTCTGCTGGTGACCGTgcaagacacagagagagtgcttTGTGTGCTCGAGTGAAGGAGCAAGAGGTCTTTAGCTCTGCAATTATATACAGGTTTCAGTACTCTTTATTCCCTCTTTGCTTGGCTCACATTAGATGTACTAATAGCACCCCGCTGGCTATTCCTGGTGTTCTAAAAAGTAGGCCGTACTCCCAGGGAAAGGCTCTGGGAGCGCATGGGGgaaagctgcagacagacattcTGCAGATCACAATGTACCATACAGACACAAGCCAAATCCACtcaaaaaaggttttgtttacCACAATGATTGTAGCGCACCCTCTGTAAATCCTGACCTGTGAGATCTGGGGTACAGTACTGAGTACAGAGGAGAAACTGATATGGTGAGAACAGCAGCCTGAGATGAGCAATGTTCACACACGTTTCATTCCCTCTACTGCTTTCTATTTACCGAAAGCAATGTGCCTGAGAAGTGAGTACAGggcacaacacacaaataccactgtgtgagagtgtgcatctgtgtctgtgtgagtatACACGACAAGGGCTGTGTCAGCGAGCGAACATATACGTCCTGTACTTTCTTGACAGACAAAACAGGCCAGAGAGacaatttattcaaaaatacaaaacacacacagccacagggaaagaaagaggaaaccAAATCATAACAAGCAGCAAGACACTCTGTAATATTCTTCGAAGAACAACGAAAAAGGGAATTGTCCTCAATTTTATCCATAAATATAACACTATCTCACTCATCGTCTCCCTTTAATCAAGACCGGAAAAAAGGGAGCTCTATTTCTGAGCAAACTCACCTTCCTAGCCACAAAGACCACATGAGCGTTCCTATTCCTGAAATCCAGGCTGTGTATAATAAGAAAAAGGGGCAGCCTCAAGTTAGAAGTTAAAGCTGCTTCCTCTAAAATAGTTTGAGAGCTTCACTCTCATGGGGGATTCTTCTCCCTCACTGCGACTGTCAAATAAGATCCATGCAGAGGTCAGATAGCTTCCTACCAGCTTGAGAGCAATGGTTCCTGTGGGAGGCAAAACCGCCCCCATCCACACCTTCCTCACCCTCCCTTCTCATGCCTGTAATTCTTgagaacaaaaatcaaataGCAGATGaactcatacatacacatacacacacacacacacacacacacgcacaaacacatcCACTGACTCACTCTTA includes:
- the rgs3a gene encoding regulator of G-protein signaling 3a isoform X6; this translates as MFHSMVDFSEKYLERAKDMKNRLAFLRRRNESPGSNPAGKLDKSMKSVKPTPEEALKWGDSLDKLLAHKYGLAAFRAFLRTEFSEENLEFWLACEEYKKIKSQSKMASKAKKIFAEYIAIQSCKEVNLDSYTRDHTKDNLQNVTRSCFDLAQRRIYGLMEKDSYPRFLRSELYSDLINQKKPSSTPTSSSS